One part of the Gammaproteobacteria bacterium genome encodes these proteins:
- the lysA gene encoding diaminopimelate decarboxylase, with amino-acid sequence MAPFRRIGGLLYAEQVALDAIAARYGTPCYVYSRAALERNWRRFDQALSGCPHLLCYAVKANSNLAVLQVLARLGSGFDIVSGGELQRVLRAGGKAERTVFSGVGKRDDELRMALEADIRCFNVESVAELERLAHIAAARDGCAPVALRVNPEIEAGAHAHIATAASGSKFGLPWKQVPELCRRVRQLPGVRLDGLACHIGSQIVSLRPFRQAMRKLLGLAESLAADGCRLRHLNLGGGLGIRYRAERPPSPAVYAAALAAERTDDSLELVLEPGRAVAGPAGILLTRVEYLKHGPERNFAVTDAAMTELLRPALYDAWHEILPVREGGDAPRRRYDIVGPVCESADCLGRDRALSLREGDLLALCDAGAYAAVMGSNYNSRPRPCELLVDGDAVREARRRETIEELMAKDFLPFESAG; translated from the coding sequence ATGGCGCCATTTCGACGGATAGGCGGCCTTCTGTACGCCGAGCAGGTCGCCTTGGATGCGATCGCCGCCCGCTACGGCACGCCTTGTTACGTCTATTCCCGTGCTGCGCTGGAGCGGAACTGGAGGCGCTTTGACCAGGCGCTGAGCGGGTGCCCCCACCTGCTCTGCTACGCAGTCAAGGCCAACTCCAATCTGGCGGTGTTGCAGGTGCTCGCCCGGTTGGGGTCGGGTTTCGACATCGTCTCCGGCGGCGAACTGCAACGGGTGTTGCGTGCCGGCGGCAAGGCGGAGCGCACCGTGTTCTCGGGGGTGGGTAAGCGCGACGACGAACTGCGCATGGCCCTGGAGGCCGACATCCGGTGTTTCAATGTGGAGTCCGTGGCCGAGCTGGAGCGCTTGGCGCATATTGCCGCGGCGCGAGACGGCTGCGCCCCCGTAGCCCTGCGCGTCAACCCGGAGATCGAAGCCGGGGCTCATGCGCACATCGCGACCGCCGCCAGCGGCAGCAAGTTCGGCCTGCCCTGGAAACAGGTGCCGGAGCTTTGCCGCCGGGTGCGGCAACTCCCCGGAGTGCGCCTCGATGGGCTGGCCTGCCATATCGGTTCCCAGATCGTCTCCCTGAGGCCGTTCCGGCAAGCGATGCGCAAGCTCCTGGGGTTGGCGGAGTCTCTTGCCGCCGACGGTTGCCGATTGCGCCACCTGAACCTCGGCGGCGGCCTCGGCATTCGTTACCGTGCCGAACGGCCGCCGTCGCCGGCCGTTTACGCGGCTGCCCTGGCCGCGGAAAGAACAGACGACTCCCTGGAGTTGGTATTGGAGCCCGGCCGTGCCGTCGCCGGTCCGGCGGGCATCCTGCTGACCCGCGTCGAGTACCTGAAGCATGGGCCGGAACGTAATTTTGCCGTGACCGACGCCGCCATGACCGAATTGCTGCGCCCCGCTCTCTACGATGCCTGGCACGAGATCCTGCCCGTGCGCGAGGGCGGCGACGCCCCCCGGCGGCGCTACGACATCGTTGGCCCGGTCTGCGAATCCGCCGACTGTCTGGGCCGGGACCGCGCGCTGTCCCTGCGCGAGGGCGACCTGCTGGCGCTCTGCGACGCGGGCGCCTACGCGGCGGTTATGGGTTCGAATTACAATTCGCGGCCCCGGCCCTGCGAGCTGTTGGTGGACGGAGACGCGGTCCGCGAAGCGCGCCGCCGCGAGACGATCGAGGAGTTGATGGCGAAGGATTTTCTCCCTTTCGAGTCCGCCGGCTAA